A genomic region of Barnesiella viscericola DSM 18177 contains the following coding sequences:
- a CDS encoding glycerophosphodiester phosphodiesterase family protein, translated as MKAKSIHSRLLYALALATTLSTTFTSCQEDGRTDGYSTFDVPELLPLSSEQKDVINYLPKNIIIAHRGTEFWAPEESEAAMRWARNMGADYLECDLQKTKDGVILALHDESLLRTTDVEVVYPNRKNDYTSAFTYQELLKLDIGSWFNEANPEQARASFVGQDILTLEDVLAIAEGKRIKRDANGKRIIVTDAEGNYVRTEYEDDPFDNGNRPGVYIETKAPYLFSGMEEALAKCLTENGWYADNIADMKKVAYKNGQPGAVDIANTPARIIVQTFDGAGLANFRKAFKRLIPIVYLMYDMSGNPATYADKINFAIRTGATIMGPMIDYVDGYPSSLLPWQGDMIRRTGMHIHAWSFNTNEQYLKYTGPWCDPNKEGGEDKNYLDGAFTNLADMAIRFYNTELQQYADQGLNYFRSNSNLGIEDNIHKNKPVRDAREVLDELGY; from the coding sequence ATGAAAGCAAAATCTATTCATTCAAGGTTGCTCTATGCCTTAGCATTAGCAACGACTCTTTCGACGACCTTCACATCGTGTCAGGAGGATGGTCGCACCGACGGCTACTCCACGTTCGATGTCCCTGAGCTCCTACCACTCAGCTCGGAACAAAAAGATGTGATCAACTACTTACCCAAAAATATCATTATTGCACACCGCGGAACTGAATTCTGGGCTCCCGAAGAGAGCGAAGCTGCCATGAGATGGGCAAGAAACATGGGTGCAGATTACCTCGAATGTGACCTTCAAAAGACCAAAGACGGTGTCATTCTCGCTCTTCACGATGAAAGTCTGCTGAGAACGACCGATGTAGAAGTTGTCTATCCCAACAGAAAGAACGACTATACAAGCGCATTCACCTATCAAGAACTGCTTAAACTGGATATCGGCTCCTGGTTCAACGAGGCCAATCCCGAACAGGCCCGCGCCTCTTTCGTGGGACAAGATATCTTGACCTTGGAAGATGTATTGGCCATTGCCGAAGGAAAACGCATCAAACGTGATGCCAACGGAAAACGTATCATCGTAACAGATGCAGAAGGCAACTATGTAAGAACCGAATATGAAGACGACCCCTTCGACAACGGAAACCGTCCCGGTGTTTACATCGAAACGAAAGCTCCCTACCTGTTCTCGGGAATGGAAGAGGCTCTGGCCAAATGCTTGACCGAAAACGGCTGGTATGCCGACAACATCGCCGACATGAAGAAAGTGGCCTACAAGAACGGACAACCGGGTGCCGTAGATATTGCCAATACTCCCGCCCGTATTATTGTACAGACCTTTGACGGTGCCGGCTTGGCAAACTTCCGCAAGGCATTCAAGAGACTTATTCCTATAGTTTACTTGATGTATGATATGAGCGGTAATCCTGCCACTTATGCCGACAAGATTAACTTTGCCATCAGAACAGGCGCTACCATCATGGGCCCGATGATCGACTATGTCGATGGTTATCCTTCGAGTCTGCTTCCTTGGCAAGGCGATATGATTCGTCGAACAGGCATGCACATTCACGCTTGGTCGTTCAACACCAATGAACAATACTTGAAATACACCGGCCCGTGGTGCGACCCCAACAAAGAGGGTGGTGAAGACAAAAACTACCTGGACGGCGCATTTACCAACTTGGCCGATATGGCTATCCGCTTCTACAACACCGAATTGCAACAATATGCCGATCAAGGTCTGAACTATTTCCGCTCCAATAGCAATCTTGGTATCGAAGACAACATTCACAAAAACAAACCCGTAAGAGACGCACGAGAAGTATTGGACGAACTGGGCTATTAA
- the glpC gene encoding anaerobic glycerol-3-phosphate dehydrogenase subunit GlpC has translation MNTQQYNISDNNFEQCLKCTVCTVYCPVVPVNPNYPGPKQAGPDGERLRLKRGEFFDEALKYCLNCKRCEVACPSNVRIGDIIQLARIKYSQKKPSLRDMILANTDIVGTLSSTFAPIVNTTVALKPVKAVMDSVLKIDKHRTFPKYAGQTFVSWFKKNAADKQELYPNHVSFFHGCYINYNYPQLGKDVVKVMNAIGYGVHLLEKEKCCGVALISNGLINQAKKQAHINIESIRKSVNEEKRPVIAASSTCTFTIRDEYPHLLQVENDDVRDSVELATRFIYRLLEEGKVKLKFRDTQPVRVAYHTPCHMEKLGWGYYSIELLRQIPHLDLVVLDSQCCGIGGTYGFKKENYPTSQGIGESLFNQIKAAGVQYVATDCETCKWQIEMSTPYEVKHPISILAEAIDVEGTMKLNK, from the coding sequence ATGAATACGCAACAATATAACATCAGCGACAATAATTTTGAACAATGCCTCAAATGTACGGTATGCACCGTCTATTGTCCGGTTGTTCCCGTAAATCCCAACTACCCGGGTCCGAAACAGGCGGGTCCCGACGGCGAACGGTTACGGCTGAAAAGAGGCGAGTTTTTTGACGAAGCCCTCAAATACTGTCTGAACTGCAAACGCTGCGAGGTGGCTTGCCCCTCCAACGTGCGCATCGGCGACATTATCCAACTGGCCCGCATCAAATACAGTCAGAAGAAACCTTCGTTGCGCGACATGATTCTGGCCAATACCGACATCGTGGGCACCCTGTCGTCGACCTTCGCTCCCATCGTCAACACCACCGTAGCGCTGAAACCGGTAAAAGCGGTGATGGACAGCGTCTTGAAGATAGACAAGCACCGTACCTTCCCCAAGTATGCCGGGCAAACCTTTGTCAGCTGGTTCAAGAAAAACGCCGCCGACAAACAGGAGCTCTACCCCAACCACGTGAGCTTCTTCCACGGCTGCTACATCAACTACAACTACCCCCAGCTGGGCAAGGACGTGGTGAAGGTGATGAATGCCATCGGCTACGGCGTGCACCTGCTGGAAAAGGAGAAATGCTGTGGCGTGGCCCTCATCTCCAACGGGCTCATCAACCAGGCCAAGAAACAGGCCCACATCAATATCGAATCGATACGCAAATCGGTGAACGAAGAGAAACGTCCGGTTATCGCCGCCTCATCGACCTGTACCTTCACCATACGCGACGAATATCCCCACTTGCTGCAAGTCGAGAACGACGACGTGCGCGACTCGGTCGAACTGGCCACCCGCTTCATCTACCGGCTGCTCGAAGAGGGGAAAGTAAAACTGAAATTCCGCGACACCCAACCGGTGAGAGTCGCCTACCACACTCCCTGCCACATGGAGAAACTGGGGTGGGGCTACTACTCCATCGAACTGTTGCGGCAAATCCCCCATCTCGATCTGGTCGTGCTCGACTCGCAATGCTGCGGCATAGGCGGTACCTACGGCTTCAAGAAAGAGAACTACCCCACCTCGCAAGGCATAGGCGAATCGCTCTTCAACCAAATCAAGGCAGCAGGCGTGCAATACGTAGCCACCGACTGCGAGACCTGCAAATGGCAAATCGAGATGTCCACCCCCTACGAGGTGAAACACCCGATCAGCATCTTGGCCGAGGCCATCGACGTAGAAGGAACCATGAAACTGAACAAATAA
- the glpB gene encoding glycerol-3-phosphate dehydrogenase subunit GlpB — protein sequence MKFDTVIIGGGLAGLTCGIRLQQAGTKCAIVSAGQSALHFSSGSFDLLNELPDGTPVSNPEEAVAQLDKSHPYAKIGDRFTHYAQEAKQLLIASGVGVHGDSKHNTYRISPMGTALPTWLTLDDFTTLESPDELKGKKILLVNITGFLDFNTKFVADAFETAGASCQIVAISLPEFERLRQSPTEMRSANIARVMESGSVLETFIARLQEKSKGFDIVAVPAIFGLASSQTVSTLKKQLDIPVYVISTMPPSVPGIRTQQRLRHVFEQAGGYYMLGDTVVNAETGDGRVYSVYTVNHGDIALQADHFVLASGSFFSNGLYALMDRVFDPVFDADVEFDPNRNTWYNPSVFASQRYRTFGVATDERFRIKIHGKIQENVYAIGSVLSGFDALQEGCGAGVSLLTALYVADNLKK from the coding sequence ATGAAATTCGATACCGTAATTATTGGAGGAGGTTTGGCCGGCCTGACTTGTGGCATTCGCTTGCAGCAGGCAGGCACGAAATGTGCCATCGTATCGGCCGGACAGAGTGCATTGCATTTTTCTTCGGGTTCATTCGATTTGCTGAACGAGCTACCCGACGGGACTCCCGTAAGCAACCCCGAAGAGGCTGTGGCTCAACTCGACAAGAGCCACCCTTACGCCAAGATAGGCGACCGCTTTACCCACTATGCCCAAGAGGCCAAACAGCTGCTCATCGCATCGGGCGTTGGGGTACACGGCGACTCGAAACACAACACCTATCGCATATCGCCCATGGGAACGGCCCTGCCTACCTGGCTCACGCTCGACGACTTCACCACGCTGGAATCACCCGACGAGCTGAAAGGCAAAAAGATATTGCTGGTCAACATCACCGGCTTCCTCGATTTCAACACCAAGTTCGTGGCCGACGCCTTCGAGACCGCCGGAGCCTCGTGCCAGATTGTCGCCATCTCGCTGCCCGAGTTTGAACGGTTGCGCCAAAGTCCCACCGAGATGCGGTCGGCCAACATCGCCCGCGTCATGGAATCGGGAAGCGTTCTCGAAACCTTTATCGCCCGGCTGCAAGAGAAGAGCAAAGGGTTCGACATCGTAGCCGTACCGGCCATCTTCGGACTTGCGTCGTCACAGACAGTAAGCACACTGAAAAAACAACTCGACATACCGGTATACGTCATTTCCACCATGCCCCCCTCGGTTCCCGGCATACGCACCCAGCAACGGCTGCGCCACGTATTCGAGCAGGCCGGCGGATACTACATGCTGGGCGATACCGTAGTCAATGCCGAGACGGGCGACGGACGGGTGTACAGCGTCTACACCGTCAATCACGGCGACATCGCCTTGCAGGCCGACCACTTCGTGCTGGCATCGGGCAGCTTTTTCAGCAACGGACTGTATGCCCTCATGGACCGGGTGTTCGACCCCGTGTTCGATGCCGACGTCGAGTTTGACCCCAACCGCAACACGTGGTACAACCCCTCGGTATTCGCCTCACAGCGCTACCGCACCTTCGGCGTCGCTACCGACGAGCGGTTCCGGATAAAAATCCACGGAAAAATCCAAGAGAATGTATATGCAATCGGCTCGGTTTTGAGCGGCTTCGATGCCCTGCAAGAGGGCTGCGGAGCCGGAGTATCCCTGTTGACTGCCCTGTATGTGGCCGATAACTTGAAAAAATAG
- the pgtP gene encoding phosphoglycerate transporter protein PgtP, translating to MWNFMAPPAYKPELPADQIDSRYKSLRWQVFLGIFIGYAGYYIVRKNFSMAIPELAQFGYEKGELSIVLSMNAIAYALSKFLMGSVSDRSNARVFLPLGLILASLSMMFMIVPVVAFGPENKGWAIFMMAALNFLVGWFNGMGWPPCGRVMTHWFSVKERGTKMAIWNCAHNVGGALVGPMAVYGAIWFGSWFYGADTTHYFLIGTYVFPSAVAILIALFAYVLIRDTPQSCGLPSIEKYRNDYPRNYSAKQEEVLTTKEIFFKYVLNNKMLWFIAIANAFVYMVRYGCLDWAPTFLKEAQGYDIKEAGWAYFAYEFAAIPGTLFCGWVSDKLFKGRRAITTIIFMLIVAVFIFTYWQFSDNYTLVTLSLIAIGFFIYGPVMLIGVQALDLAPKNAAGTSAGLTGFFGYFFGTAILANIVIGYVAEHAGWDWTFILLLAACFLSIFFVSFTYKEEQYLIQNKK from the coding sequence ATGTGGAACTTTATGGCACCCCCTGCCTACAAGCCGGAACTCCCGGCCGACCAGATAGACTCCCGCTATAAGAGTCTGAGATGGCAGGTATTCTTAGGAATTTTTATTGGTTACGCAGGTTACTACATTGTCCGCAAGAACTTCTCCATGGCCATTCCCGAGCTGGCTCAGTTTGGCTACGAAAAGGGAGAGCTGAGTATCGTTTTGTCTATGAACGCCATAGCCTATGCCCTCTCGAAGTTCTTGATGGGTAGTGTATCGGACCGCAGCAATGCGCGGGTATTCCTCCCGTTGGGCTTGATTCTGGCCTCCCTATCCATGATGTTCATGATTGTTCCCGTTGTTGCCTTCGGCCCCGAAAATAAAGGTTGGGCTATCTTCATGATGGCTGCCCTCAACTTCCTGGTAGGTTGGTTCAACGGTATGGGTTGGCCCCCGTGCGGACGTGTGATGACTCACTGGTTCTCGGTAAAAGAGCGTGGTACCAAGATGGCTATCTGGAACTGTGCTCACAACGTGGGCGGCGCCCTGGTAGGCCCGATGGCTGTTTATGGCGCCATCTGGTTCGGTTCGTGGTTCTACGGAGCCGACACGACTCACTACTTCCTCATCGGAACCTATGTATTCCCGTCGGCCGTAGCTATCCTTATCGCTCTCTTCGCCTACGTGTTGATTCGCGACACCCCGCAATCGTGCGGACTGCCCTCGATTGAGAAATATCGCAACGACTATCCCCGCAATTACAGCGCCAAACAGGAAGAGGTGCTGACCACGAAAGAGATCTTCTTCAAGTATGTGCTCAACAACAAGATGCTGTGGTTCATCGCCATCGCCAACGCCTTCGTCTACATGGTACGCTACGGCTGCCTCGACTGGGCTCCCACCTTCCTGAAAGAGGCTCAGGGCTACGACATCAAAGAGGCCGGTTGGGCCTACTTCGCCTACGAATTTGCCGCCATACCGGGCACGCTCTTCTGCGGTTGGGTAAGCGACAAACTCTTCAAGGGCCGCCGGGCCATCACCACCATCATCTTCATGCTCATTGTGGCCGTGTTTATCTTCACCTACTGGCAATTCTCCGACAACTACACGCTGGTAACCCTGTCGCTTATCGCCATCGGTTTCTTCATCTACGGCCCGGTGATGCTGATTGGTGTACAGGCTCTCGACCTGGCTCCGAAAAACGCAGCCGGTACATCGGCCGGTCTGACGGGATTCTTCGGTTACTTCTTCGGTACCGCTATCCTGGCCAACATCGTAATCGGTTACGTAGCCGAGCACGCCGGTTGGGACTGGACCTTTATCCTGCTGCTGGCAGCCTGCTTCCTGTCGATATTCTTTGTTAGCTTTACCTATAAAGAGGAACAATACCTGATTCAAAACAAGAAATAG